The genome window agaaaaataatcttgcttagcctttgatttaagattttatttcttaccctattggcaggtatttttgcttgttttaagcaaaacttggataattttttttcagaaaacaagaatatcttaagtaattttacttgctcaagaattcttagatatttatattagaaaacaagacaaaaatacaaataaaatataaactgcaaaaaagttttttttttgtcttgttttctattataaatatctaaaaattcctgaatcaggatgcatttactggCTTAAGAAAATTAgttaagatattatgtcttgttatctaaaaaaaaaaattacccaaaTTTACTTTGTTTTTGCTCAAAACAAGCAAAAAGATATGCCAATGggacaagaaaaataatcttgtttagcctttgatttaatagtttttttcttaccctattggcaggtatttttgcttgttttaagcaaaaacaaacaaaatttagattttttttttctccagaaagtcattttacttgttcaagaattcttagatatttatattagaaaacaagacaaaaatacaaataaaatagaaaatacaaataaaatataaactgcaaaaaagtatctttttgtcttgttttctattataaatatctacaaattcctgaatcaggatgcatttactggCTTAAGAAAATTAGTTTAGATATGTCTTGTTATCTAAACAAAAACTACCTTaattttcttagttttttcttaaaacaaacaaaaagatatGTCAATGGGACACGAAAAATAATTTGGTTTAGCCTTtgatttaagattatttttcttaccccattttgtttgttttaagcaaaaactaacaaaatttagattttttttatacattatatcttaagtaattttacttcaagaattcttagatatttacactagaaaacaagacaaaaatactaaggcaGTGACATAcaatccaaaataaaaaataaaataaaataaaatccaaaaagaaagcaatataaataaatagctCATGTGAGTGGGATGTGACATTAAAACAGCTATTTCCTTTTAGCTGCACATAATGCCCAAAAAAGATGCATTGCTAAAGACAAATACTTGAATGTAAAACAATTTATTCTTTTTCTTTCCActcaaaagttcaataaataaccCACAATTGTTCatcaaatataaatacaaatataaatactaCTTTCAATATAACTTTTCAATAAATACTCATAGGCAATACAAAACACACATTTTACATAATTGTGCAAAAGTCATTCCACTTTCACAGTTATTGTCCAGTGCTACAATCTTGATCTCTGTGTGCGCCACTGCTGTTCATAGAATCGATGTTCCCGAATGCCCGAGGCCTTCCAGTCTGGCTTTTGAGTCCGTGTGTCCTGAACCTCAGAAAACCGGTGCGGATCATTCGGCGACCATCACGTCACATAAATGCCATGTTTATCAGGGATGCATTCCTCCGCTGTCTGGGTATTTTAACCCACATGCTGTGTAATGAGTTCCTGGTAGATTGCTGACTTGAGGAAACGAGGGTAGCAGTCTTTCTCCATGAGGGTGTAAATTTTACTCTGGGCAAGGTTGAAGCAGGACAATGTGGACTGCTCCATATTCTTCAGAGTGATGCTTCTAGTTTCGTGGTCAAGATTCACCTAAAAATAGACAGAGGAATAATTTGCCATTAGACACTTTCCATGAAATCAGTTTAAAGTGTGAGGGAAATATTCTGAGCAAACGTACCTCTCTTGGTGCGTCAGAGCAGATGAACTCCTCATAGATTTTCCTGGCCTTGACACAAAGCTTGGAGGAGCTCTTTGTGTTCCTGTAGTCCTCGCAAGCCAAATAGAAAGCAATATTTTCCTCGCTGTACTCAGATGACAGGAACGTTGTGAAAGCGCACagtccctctgtaaaaacataagAAAACATTAGACGACCCTGATAGCTTTTCATTCTACAGCCTTAAAAACATCTGCTTTATATTGCCACAGCTCTTTCTGATTTTAACTTACCTTTGTGAGCCAGGAGTTCATGGAAAGACCATTTCTGTCTGTCGTCCAGTGTTAGTTTGTCAGGTTTTTGTGAGTGGCCCATGATATTAAGCTCTTGCTTTAGAAGAAAACTTCCAAACCGAGCTTTGAGCTCCTTTGCCCTGCGAGGAACAAAAGGAAAAGCACTTAAAACTTGTTTAGAAATTAGATTTGATGACTAAAATGATTTAGTAATAAGCTACTTAAGGTCTACTTAAGATCTGTCTTCACTATACTAGCAGAActtatttttaagtaaatatgAAACGTACCTTTCCAGGCAGGAGATTGGCAGATGCTCTAGTGATCGGCACATTTTTATATGTCCAAAGGTTTCCCGCTGTGCTCCACAAGTAGATGGATGTTGTTGTAATAGTTATTGTTGTCTGAGACTTTTGATTCTGTTTGAATGTCAGCAGAGCTGGGCTATTTATACAGGTCTACCCTCCATGACATCACTTGACTCAGCCAATGAAACACAGGCTGTGGAGGGAGGGGGAGCTTCTGCCCTTCAAGCAGCCCTAGCAGTCTCCAGTGAATCATTTCCAGTAGACGGCAAGGCACTGCCTTATAGATTCACTTTTTCCTCCCTTGTGTCTCCCTTAATTGTCTCCATTTGGTGCTTAAAACATTGGAAATGGATGCAATGCCAAATGTTAAGTTTACAATGATAattcaaccaaaaaggaaaacTCTGTAACATTTACTCACTCTAAGTTTGCTCCACATCTTTCTTTTTATGTGAAAGCCAAAGAATATATTGATGTTTTAGTGCTTTTTCATACATTGAATGTTTAGGAGATCCTGTGTTGTTTTTGGACCCAAGTGACTTTATTAGTAAAAACTGTTTTTCCTTTGTTTCCACATGAGAGTGGGTAAATTTTcagaattttcctttttacaTTTACgcttacatttagtcattttgcagacgcttttatccaaagtgacttacaaatgcactgcaaaaatgctttcctgtttagatattttgtcttgtttccagccaaaatatttaaaaattcttaaatcaaaaaggattttctagacgagtaaaaattattgtattgttttcagaaaaaaaaaaaaaaaaagtgcgtttttgcttgaaacaagcaaaaaaaatctgccaaCGGGACAAGAAAAATTATTgtgctttctgtttgaaataagattattattattttttgcttaccccattggcagattttgcttgttttaagcaaatattcacttaattttaaaaaattttttcctgaaaacaagaaaataatttttaattgtctaaaaaatacttcttgattagaatttgtagatatttttgctggaaacaagacaaaaacaagtattgctttctgtttgaaataagattatttatttttttctcaccccattggcagagtttgcttgttttaagcaaaaatacacttaattttaaattgttttttttctgaaacaaagaaaataatttttaataatctagattctagaaaatccttcttgattagaattttagatattttggctggaaacaagacaaaaataagtcttgctttctgtttgaaataagatttttttttttttttttttgcttaccccatttgcagatttagcttgttttaagcaaacattcacttaattttgacttatttttttctgaaaacaagaaaataatttttaattgtct of Garra rufa chromosome 10, GarRuf1.0, whole genome shotgun sequence contains these proteins:
- the rgs5b gene encoding regulator of G-protein signaling 5b, yielding MCRSLEHLPISCLERAKELKARFGSFLLKQELNIMGHSQKPDKLTLDDRQKWSFHELLAHKEGLCAFTTFLSSEYSEENIAFYLACEDYRNTKSSSKLCVKARKIYEEFICSDAPREVNLDHETRSITLKNMEQSTLSCFNLAQSKIYTLMEKDCYPRFLKSAIYQELITQHVG